The Camelina sativa cultivar DH55 chromosome 16, Cs, whole genome shotgun sequence sequence GTTGTATCCTTGGACTAATTCTGTGGCTAGAAGAACGTTTTCGACCAGGATCCTGCCTTGTATGAATGCTGACTGGTTGTTCGAGATTAGATCAGGGAGTACTTTTTTGAGCCGATTTGCCAGGATCTTTGAGACGATCTTGTAGACTGTGTTTAGACAGGCTATTGGGCGGAACTCAGAGATTCGTTGAGCATTTGGTGTCTTTGGGATCAGAGTTAGGAAATAGCGTTCCATTGCTTTAAAATCTTACCCGAGCGGAAGAACTCCATGACTGCTTGAACGACTGAATGGCCCACTGTTGCCCACTGCGCCGTAAAGAACTCAACATAGTACCCGTCTGGGCCGGGTGCTTTGTTTTTAGGGAGAGAGAACACAACCTCCTTGATTTCTGAAGGGGTAACAGGGGCGGACAGAAGTGTTACTGCTTCAGGGGAGCATCGCTTGGGGACCAGAGAGGCTATTTCCTGGGCAGATGTCATGGAGGAAACCTGCTCTTCACCCAGGAGATTTCTGTAGTAGGTAATAGCCAAGTCTTTGATTCCCTGACTAGAGTCTACTACTTGGCCAAGGTCGTCAAGTAGGAAGATGATCTCATTCCGGGATTGTCTGGCTTAAACTGCCCGGTGGaagaatttggagtttttgtcACCCTCTTCTAACCAACAGATTCGAGATTTTTGCCTGAGAAACGATTCCTCGGCAAGAGCCAAGGTACACCAGGTTTGATGAGCTTTGGATTCTTGCAGTATCCGAGGAGGGGACGGATCAGAGAGCAAGCTTTGTTGACATGTGATTAGGCGGTCATATGCTTCCCTTACTCTCTTTTCTAAGTTTGAGTAGTTCTCTCGGCTGAATTCTCGGATAACTGGCTTAAGCTCTTTCAGCCTCTTTGACAGTTTCAACATTTCTGAGCAGTCGAAATTCAGATTGTCCCACCAAACTTTTATAAGGCCTGCGAATTCAGGGTGTCTGTTAAGCAAGGAGAGAAATTTGAATGGTATCTTCTTTTTTGGCTTATGGGAGTCAAGAAACAGACAGCAGGGACTATGGTCAGAGAAACCTGGTTCCCCGAAGACCGCCAAAGACAAAGGGAAGAGTGAGAGCCAACTATCATTTACCATGATACGATCTAGCTTTTTAGCTACAAACCCTGCATCCTGTTTGTTTGACCAGGTAAATGTGTTTCCACAATACTGCAGGTCACTGAGGGCAGAGAGGGAGAAGCATCGAGAGATATCCAACATACCAGGGGGTTGAGCATGCTGGTCCATGTTTGAGTGTTCATGGGGATATAGAATCTGTTTGAAATCCCCAAGCACAGACCAAGGCTTATCTTGCACAAGGGGAGAAGATGCGAGAGATTGCAACTCTGCCCAAAGTGGCTTCCTAGCCATGTTACTGACACTAGATGCGTAGACCACAGAGATGACTAGCTCATTTGCAACAAAAGGTAACCGCACAAGATACATTATCATTTGGAGTGACTTGCTGATGATAGAAACTTGAACCGATGGGTGCCACACGACCCAGATTTTTCCTAAATCAGAGAATTCATAATTACCGACAAAAAACCAGCCAGGAAGGGCACTCGAGATTATATTCTGTGTGTTCTCTGGACTGACATGGATTTCTACTAACCCGCCAAAAAGAGGATGATTACTACGCATCCATTTCCCGAAGCTACGCCGCTTTACTGAGTCGTTAAACCCTCttatattccaacaaaaaatatcgATAAAAAGGGGGAGGTTTTAGAGGTTTAAAGGGCCTCCAGCCCTGGCTTTCCTCAACTGTTGTCTCACCATTCGCTTTGACATCACCTTCAGGAATCGATCCTCACCCCCAGGGTTATCATCCTCATCAAAGGGGTGCTCTTGACTCGAGAGTGATTCATTGCATTCCTGGTTAGGATTCTGGTAAGGTAACTGAGAAAATAAGCTTGTGCGCAAATCTACACAGAGTTCTCCTTCTTCGAGTCCCAAAGAGGGTACTACCAGTGGACCTTGGCGAGAAGGGGAGCGGGGATTTCCAAGAAGAGCCTTGTTTGGGACAATTGCCCTCTGAATTTCTTTTGGTGGGCCAGGATGATCACACTTTGGTGGCTCTCGACCAGAATCCCTAGAGGTAGCAGGAGATGAAGGTGATGGAGAGTTGGTGGGACCTGTTTTAGTGTGCTGACCAACGATTGGAAGTTGTTCCGGAATAGGCTTCTTGCCTTGTTGTTTACTCTGCTGTTTATCCTTTTTAGCTCGTGGGCATAGGGACGAAGGATGCTTAACAGAGTTGCAGACAGTACAAGTGATCGGGGCTTTTGAGCAGCGCGCGATGGTATGCCCTACCTGTTTGCAGTGCGAGCAAAGGGAGGGGAGCCAAGGACTGGAGACTTGGATGCGTTTTATATGACCTGATTCAAATCTGGCATTCACAGCTTCAGGGATAGGCTTCCTGGGGTCAATGACAGTATAGACTCTAGCAACTTCTATGTTTGTCAGATTTTCCGTGTGAGGATGGAGGCAAACATGATGACCCACCAACCCTGTTATGTGCTCAAGCCCTTCTCTGTTGAAGAATTCCAGCGGCACGCCCTCGAAGTCCAACCAAATAGGAACCATGGTCAGCTCAGGTTTCGAGGGAGTGATTTCGGGAGACCATTTGGTGACAAACATTGTTTGTCCATCAATTTGCCAGAGGCATTGACTAAGGATACGTCTTCGCACATTTGGACAGGGGACTCTGAAGAGATAAGAGTTACCCTCCATCTTTGAGGTGGTAATGTCTCTTCTTTGGCGACTCCATATACCATTGACAATGGCCTGGACTGCGCCTCGTGGAGGCGGCTCATCATAAAATTGACCAAGAATAAAACTATCCCAGgcctttttgttcttctctatCACCGAATTTGGAATAGTAACACAAGCCTCACCCGAATCGAGAGTATAAGGCGTACCTTTCTTTTCCAATTTGAGGGAACTTCCGTTAACCAGATTTTTCCATGGGAAATCGGGTTTGACTGACACCGGAGCACTCAACNNNNNNNNNNNNNNNNNNNNNNNNNNNNNNNNNNNNNNNNNNNNNNNNNNNNNNNNNNNNNNNNNNNNNNNNNNNNNNNNNNNNNNNNNNNNNNNNNNNNNNNNNNNNNNNNNNNNNNNNNNNNNNNNNNNNNNNNNNNNNNNNNNNNNNNNNNNNNNNNNNNNNNNNNNNNNNNNNNNNNNNNNNNNNNNNNNNNNNNNNNNNNNNNNNNNNNNNNNNNNNNNNNNNNNNNNNNNNNNNNNNNNNNNNNNNNNNNNNNNNNNNNNNNNNNNNNNNNNNNNNNNNNNNNNNNNNNNNNNNNNNNNNNNNNNNNNNNNNNNNNNNNNNNNNNNNNNNNNNNNNNNNNNNNNNNNNNNNNNNNNNNggggggggggggggggggggggggtttccGTGCGAGGCTGATATGGAGTATCAGCCGTTGTAGCGGCTTCAGTGGTCGCCGCCAGTGAAGTCCGTACAGAATTAGGGTTTGCTTCAATCGCTACAGGAGGTGGAGTGGTTTCTGTAAGCGAGGGAGCAGAAATCTCTGTGGTAGCTGAGCTTTTTAAGGCCTCAGGTAACGTCTTGGCGGGAAGAGAGGGGGGGCTACCGGCTGCGACGGTTGACACAGGCGGGGATGAGGATCTCTCTGAGGATTTAATCGAGGATGGGGATCCAGTGGGGATTACCCGAGGGGGTTTCTTTTTGGGTTTGCTTTTGGCCATGGTGGCTGGAGGGAGCCTGCGCCGAGATCGGCGAAGGTGGAGGGAGAAGGAATGGGATCGCGTTTTTTATCGCCTTTTATCGCCTGTCAATTGTCTCTTGTTTTTGCAGCCTTTTGGCAAAGTTCCAGCCTTttggaaaggaaaaaatatCTTTTAGCGAACTTTACAGTTTTTGGCGGACTAATTAATAAAGTCTTTGACAAGAAACCGTTCTGCTTGGTGTGACTCCGACTATAGTTCGTGTCCCGTTTCTCGTCGTTCTCTTACTGGATGGCTTATTCAATTGGGTGGTTCACCAATTTCgtggaagacaaagaagcatgATGTGGTCTCTCGTTCATCCGCTGAAGCTGAATATTGTGCGATGGCTGACACGGTTTCTGAAATATTGTGGATGCGACAACTTCTGCCTGCACTTGGTATTGATTGCTCTGCTTCTACGGTTCTCTATTCCGACAGTCTCTCTGCTATTTGCCTGGCTAAGAATCCTGTCTATCATGCTCGCACGGAGCACATCGAGAATGACTGTCATTTTATAAGGGATGAGATTTTGCGTGGTGTCATTACTCCTCTCCATGTCTCCACAAAGATTCAACTTGCGGATATTATGACTAAAGCTTTGGGAAAGAAAGAATTTGATGCATTTCTTATCAAGATGGGTGTTTGTAACCTGCACATTCCACCTTGAGGGGGGATAATGGGCCCGATGGGTCTCTGTTTGTACTAGCATAGTTCGGTTTATGACTGCAACCTAGGTCTAATGtatattgtgtatataagcCGTTTGTGGCATGATGAATAAGACTAAGAAATCTTCTTTACAACCTCATAGGTTTCTTGTCAGTCTTAACGGATCAATTGCATTATATTTAGTTCAAGACTGGATAACTAAGAATTAGATACTAAGTGGTTTCACTCTAGCAAATATAGTTAATGCAAGAATCTAGCAAATTGGAGTAAGTATCATTCATCCtaatctaaaatttgtttgacTACGTACGAtaagaaaaattattagaatAACGTGTTATAGTTAGGAACCTAATTAACAAGATTTGGAATTGGAATTAAGATGTGTGAGTTTCGGTTATCACATGCATTGAGTCGTAGTAGATACAAGATAGCAACAAACCTGAATATAAAGTGCATGTTCTTTGATTAAGAATGTGCGGTTCGATGTACGTACTTAACTAGCTATATACTAATGCTCCAAAGAAAGGCTGATTAGATATCTTCTCGTTCCTCTATGACAGAAATTGAATCAGAGATAAAGAGATTGCatgattatataataaacaatagTAGATAACATTGTATGTAATAAAAACCCGAAACATACGATATATATGACCTTTTCTCATTGacgttttattttctaatacatTCTTTTTGAGTAACGTACTTCGTATCAGATAATTTCCTACGTACATTCCAATTTTATCAATACACCTGATTTCTCTTGGGATTTTGAAACTTTAATTAAAGATAATAAACTTTTGCCcaagaaaaaagataatataCTAAACCAAGTCTTGTTATAGGTAAACAACTATATAAGCATGTATTTTCTTTAAAGGTGCGTAAGAATAGTCAAAACAAATCTTTTAGAACAAAttctaaagaaagaaaaatactagACCATATTAGTATAGTATTGTATTAGTGTTATCGGTATGTCACTCTTCAATCATCTCAATCTACACATAAGAGTATATCATAACAAGATTATTCTGTTTCGTACGTTTATTTTCTAGTTCTTAAAAAATcactaaaaacaaacataaaaatattatgtcatatatatttattttctatataacttAAGGCTTAGAAGTGTCCACCACTTAGTCCGGTTCCACAAcggttgaagaaaaaaaaaacctgatgaTATAAgtgctttttctttcttttgaatactgtaaaacaaaaacaaaaaactattttcacattttttctaCTTTACAATAAATGCTTCTTAGTAAGACTTTTATAAGGGATTAATTTTGCTCAGAACAACCAAAAGAATTATGAGTTTGAAATGCATCTTGAGTTCGAGAATTCCCAATTTGTTTCGAATGTCTTTGTCAATTTGGTTGCTAATTTTGAGTGTTAAGTATAGTAAAAAACTTTATGGATAACATAACATGATATatgtataaacaaataaatgcGACCAATTGGTAATACGCATAAAGTGTACAATAATGAGAAGGGCCCATGACCAGCTGTGTAGGAATGTACAAGAAATGGGAGTACGAAAACTTAAAGTAGCAAATAAGTAGAAATGTTCtctatatatttacatgttCAATCAATGTACTTATGCTTCTTCCGTGGGTAACTATATTTATCCCTTTATGTACTTCTTACTCATAAAATTTTCAAGACTCAAATCTTCTTCTTAGGAGTTTCACGAACTACAGTGCACTTATTTAGTAATAATTAAGTTGAAGTTTGGTTCAGACGTTCAGTATACTAAAATAACAAAGATAAATGTGTGAAACTAAAACAATAGTAACTTATATTCCTTCTAAATCAACAttacaactaataaaaaaatcaataatcatataacaggtattttgaaagaaaactaaaacagaTAGAATATAATTAGAGCAATTTATAGTTCTGACATGGTGCACATGTGGACATATAACCTCTATTATATTACAAGTTTGTTAGGTGCACACATATTTCTcttgttataaaataaaataacttcaAAATTGACCTAAATTCACTTTGCTTTTTAAACTCTATGGTGGAAAATTTAGATCTTAGAAAAGAATTGTTGCATTGGATGATATAATTGTATTAGTTAGttcttttttaccaaaactGACAGGATTAATCGATAgagttataaataaataaaaaattgcatTTCGAACATTGGTAAGTCTNttttttttttttttttttttttgtgtgcaactGATATATAAGCCTTGAGAGTATAGGCAATAGAAGATAGCATGGAGAGTAAATAAAGTGGACCGTCAAAACCCATAATAAGAAATGATTCAAATGAATGGAAGAATATTCTACACATCTTCTAACTATTTCTGTAAAAGCATATTtctattttggttttagtttcaATGCATTAGAGTCGAATTAGAAAGTTTTACATAATATGTGCTAGTGTTATGTAAATGCTTCAATTCAACGGAGTATATGTACACGTCGAAATCAACTacaattcaataatatttattacataagatttatcatatattaattgaaaaaagaaaaaccacatGGTTCTCTTAAAGACAATGTACATGATAGCAAAACACATTAAAGGATGAGAAGGTGttccttctgttttttttttcttcttaattttcaaCTTTCGAGAAATGAACGCagatgtaaaataataaaatggaaacaaataatACATATTCAAAGTTCATTCTTTAttgctctcctcttcttctgattACTGGCACCTGATACACATATTGTCAagcttaatttaatttatacttttacATGCATATTTTTTACTCATTCATATACATGCATGCATGATAACtgatacattatacatattatatataattatataaacatatacatatatatacatatctatatTGATGTATCTATGTTTATGCAAGAATTAAGTAAAGCGACCCATGTATGATATTTTATGCATTATGTCTTTTTGGCTTATATATGCATTATGGTTCgagacagaaaataaaaataaagaggacATCATACCTTGATTATCCAATGCTACTTTCTCAACTGTGAAATCTTGTTGTAGGAAACCCGAGTTAAAGTTTCCCTGCaacagaaatagaaattttaaacTTCTAGAGAAGCCAAAGTGGTAAGAAGACGTATAGCTTGTGGTCACACTGATAAAGTTATAATTTGTGACcatgaagcaaaaaaaagtaatatgtAGAGACCTTGAATATTCTTCTTGTGGAGTAGCTTCGAGAGAAATCATCAAGCCGTTGATACCCATCTAGATGTTGCTTATACgctgaaacttcttcttcaaccggCTGTTTAATATTTTTCCCAAATATTGAGATTAAAATGAATATAACTTCAGAAGcaaataaatatagataaatatgtaaaaactcATTTATCCAATAATAAGTTATCATATAAcagattaacaaaataaaataaaaactggcgtatatatatatacatatgtatgtataaaatGTGGCTTCAGAATTCACAATACCAATGAACTAGCTGTGTCATCAAGTGAAGAGTTGCTTCTCTCACTACATCTTTGTTCTTTATGAaccttcttcttgctcttgtttTTGCACCAATATAGCGTGTTTTGTTGGATGGGATCTTCAGGAATGGTCTCCTCGCGGTAATATGGAGGCCCAGAAGATGCATCCGACACCATTGAAGAATCTTCATCATGTTCCTGTCTTGTTTCTCCATTGTTATCATCTAGACGATGCAGTGAAACAGAAGGAGAATGGTCTAAGTACATTGTCCAACTTGAGTCTCCCGCGTCGCTGAAATATAAATCCGATATatccattttcttttgatttctcccaaaaaaactcttttttttttgttatttgttttctatCTCTCTAGGCTTCAAGGCCTTTAAGAAGAGGATATACTCTTTCAGTGCAGCCAACAAGGGTATTGGTTTGGAAACAAAATATCTATAACCATATATCTTgagtattttatttatattttaaaaattcaaaaataaatgtatgattGTTGGCAAAAACAAATTGTGGTTTTTTAGTCACTAtctatttcaaaataattaaaggcAATATGAACTTTTAACTCAAAACTAATACGTGATGATGGAGAGTTTCATATAAACAATTCTACTTCTGATATAAGACATTTTACCATATGTTTTTCAAGATAAAAAGGCGGGAATAGctcattatcaaaaaaataccCATAACTAGACTTattaccatttaaaaaaatatatatataattttaacgtTCAATTCAAAACCAATCAACAATAATTACAGAAACCGTTTGTTcaaatcaaatttgaaaaaGCTTTTATTTTGTTAGAGTTTGTTTGTAGCCGAgatcattctttctttttgtttgtttttccaCCAATAGAAAGCTAATCATTAATCAATATcataagagtttgaaatgatgtgatatttttatttttgacatttctttattttttttatttgttctccAACCAATAAGAAACTAATACATATCATTAGAGGTTGAGATGATgtgatctttttttgttgtccaaccaataagaaactaaaacatatcATTAGAGGTTGAAGAtgatgtgatatttttttttgacatgttgtatgagaacaaacaaaattattttgctTTTGTCGTTTCAAGTCCAAACATGCAGATCGAatccaaaactcaaaaagacaGAGAAATAACATAACTTAAGAAATGTTTTTGTCATGTAGCGTAATACTCATTTTGGACACTCTTAGCTTGCATGCAATAGATAATCGACAGTTGGCTTACTGATTATGAACATTGGGCCAATAGGTTAGTGATAGTGGCAATAGATGTTTACGTACTATTAATTTATATCCCATCTTATACTCTTTTCACTTTACACCTACACCCTGCACCATCCATTATAGGTGCGGTGCCtatttacatattaaaatatttggtttttcaGTACATAACTCGGTTAATCCCATTGGATACTAGATTAATTACAGTCTTCTTACTTTAATCCAATTTGTTATCCGAAATATTCTTATATCCATTGTGTTATTACATTGGAAtagtataaatttatttttatcatagCTAGAAGAAAGTTCGAGGACTTCACTCTTGCTTGAAACTAACTTTTGGCAATACATGTTACCACGTATCACTTTTCTTGAGCAGTTTATATATGTATCAAACCATTTTGAATCATTGTATTaagaatatatacatatttgactAGTTGattaaactatttttgttttctttttttttgactaagGATAATAAGCATCTGAAAGTCATGTGACCTACTAATTTGTATGGAACATATGTGATCTAGAGGTTTGTAGTGCCACCACGATGTCATCTATTCACCCTCAAATCATCATTTTGGCTTTAGCAGAGACCTATAACGAGTACGGCCATAGCAAAtgatagccaaaaaaaaaaaaacaaaaaatagaaaaataatagaaaatggTGATTTACGTTTTGTAATTGATGAATTCGAATGCTATAAAAGTTGATATTACAATgtcaacttttatttattttcttgcacaGAGTCCTTTCTAACCAGCATTTTCTTCACCAAACTTTGATAACCAATCCTTATACGGAGACAATTATCTGAAATTGCATTGAAGAAAATTCGAACCCTATGCTTTAAGGACATAAGTATATCATGGTTCCCGTGCTCCTAATCTATATTCTAGAGCAACAACATGAGTTACACAAAAGATATGCCTGAATCAAATCAGCTGATTTCACTACTTCAAAACTCCATATTCCGTTCTTTTTACTGAACTACTTTTGCAGGGTTCTTTCTTGCATAGCCACACAAATTACCTATCTGTCTGTGGCAGTATTATTCAACTGAGCTGTTCACTAGAATGCTCTGTAGTGTCTATGTTTGTTgccattttctcttcttttgtctccATAAGTTTCAATTTCTGaaacaagaatatatattaagatatcATCGCAACGTCTATAATCAAAATCGGATGTACTTCTCTAAAGAATGATCTTGAAAACTAAGGAAAAAGGAAACTTACTTTAGATGGTGCAAACATGTTTGCATAGACTTAGCGTCTCTCTTGTTGCTATCAGCTTTTGTCTGTTTCAGCGTCTTGTGAAGAGAGTTCACTTCCCTGAAAATTTTACAGTGTCATTGCATAACAGGTCCaggagaaaaatataaagatgcAACAAACAACATACGCATTCTTTTACCGGTTCTCAGGATCAGCCTCTAGAGCCTTTTTTATATCCATTTATGCTGAAATCAAATCTCTCAACTCAATATAGGATTGTGCTCTCCTATATAAGGCTTTCACATTTTAGGactcaaaaactaaaacttgTGCCAAAAAAACATGAGATCTTGTCATCTTATAGCAGTAATTTACTACTCAGTCTACACATGCACACACAACATCTACTGGATTTTAAAACTactaaaagattataaattgcataacttaattaaaagagaaaagccACCAAGTCTCACTAGACACGAGTCTACTTCTTTTTTCCTAAACTTGTTACCTCTGaacataaactaatagtttccagaaaattgtttagttt is a genomic window containing:
- the LOC104750185 gene encoding uncharacterized protein LOC104750185 translates to MDISDLYFSDAGDSSWTMYLDHSPSVSLHRLDDNNGETRQEHDEDSSMVSDASSGPPYYREETIPEDPIQQNTLYWCKNKSKKKVHKEQRCSERSNSSLDDTASSLPVEEEVSAYKQHLDGYQRLDDFSRSYSTRRIFKGNFNSGFLQQDFTVEKVALDNQGASNQKKRRAIKNEL
- the LOC109129468 gene encoding uncharacterized protein LOC109129468; this translates as MYLVRLPFVANELVISVVYASSVSNMARKPLWAELQSLASSPLVQDKPWSVLGDFKQILYPHEHSNMDQHAQPPGMLDISRCFSLSALSDLQYCGNTFTWSNKQDAGFVAKKLDRIMVNDSWLSLFPLSLAVFGEPGFSDHSPCCLFLDSHKPKKKIPFKFLSLLNRHPEFAGLIKVWWDNLNFDCSEMLKLSKRLKELKPVIREFSRENYSNLEKRVREAYDRLITCQQSLLSDPSPPRILQESKAHQTWCTLALAEESFLRQKSRICWLEEGDKNSKFFHRAV